From Bacillota bacterium:
ACTCTTGAATGATCTTCTCCTTGAACTCATCAGAATACTGGCGTGACTTCATTTGGAAACCCTCCCTGACTCAATACTATCATAGTGCAAAGGGTTTCTCCAAACTCATTGCGGGGCCCTTAGGTAGCCGCTGTGGGGGTATGTACCTATGATCTTCAAGGCTTTTTCTATCCCCATCAATGGGCGATTGACACCCATATGCGCCGACACGATTGCGCCTTCTGCCATGCAGTGCGCAGCATTCCCGCGGCCCATGAACAATGTGTCAACAGTGACATGAAAGAAGCGGTGGAACTGGCTAAGGTGTACAAAGGTCCCTTTTTGCACCGTTGTCCCTTTGGGTTGACAGAATTGGTGATTCCTGTTTTGTATCACGGAGACCTGATTGCCACGGTGTTCTGCGGGCAGTGTCGTCTGGTGGGGGAGACCACCTTTCGGGATGTGTTTGCCCGGCTGCAGAACTTCGGAGCGGAAGAGCAGGTTTTCCGGAAACTCTACGAACAACTGCCCGTGGTGAAGCGGTCCAATTTCCTCGCCGCGGGTACCTTACTGGATATTTCCTTCAAACAATTGGTGGAACTGCATGGCCGCAACGCCCTCAAGGCCTACTTCACTCCCCGTCCCGACGATCCCATCCACAAAGCAGTACGTTTTATCGAGGAACACTACATGGAACCCATAACGGTGGAACAGGTGGCCGCCTACGTCCATCTGCACCCCAGTTACCTTACCCGGCTGTTTAAGCGGGAACTGGGGTGCAGTGTTTCGGAACAGATCGCCCGGACCCGGATGGAGCGGGCCAAGACCCTATTGCGAGAAACTAATCTTCCCATCGCGAGTATTGCCATCAATGTGGGTTATCCGGATCAGAACTATTTCGGTCGGCGGTTTCGGCAGATCGTTGGTTGTTCACCCACGGAATACCATCGGGGGACTGTTGCCCACGGAAGGGGAAAATAACCTGGGATATCCTCTCCCCGTTTTACTACAGAAGAATCCTTCCAAGGAGGTAGGTGTCCATGAGGAGACAATGGTTGCTTGTGCTGTTGCTAGTGTTCTGCTTGGGATTAGTCCCCTTAGCAGAGGCCGGGGTGCCGGTGGCGGATCTGACGGATCTGGGAAAGTGGTTTGCTGGTAATGACAAGACACCGTTGGAGTATGAACTCACCATTGCGGAAGATGGGTATTTTGGGGATAGTTGTCTACAGATTTCCTACCGAGTGACCGAGGAATATGAGCCGGGGATGCAACCTAGGGTTTATGTGGGAAGCCGGTTCCCGGCCCAGGACTGGAGCGAAGCCGAGTATCTATCTTTTTGGATCAAGATCCTACCCGGTTCCAAGGCGAACAATATCTCCCCTTGGGTGCGGGGAACGGGCAAAGGGGGGAATGCCGCGGTGAAAATCCCCTTTGCGGAGTACGCTTCCCTGCAAGGGTGGCAAAAGATCACCGTCCCCATGGAAAAGGTGGCGGCAGTGGCGGTGCCCCTCGAAGAGGTGGTGGAATTCCGTTTCTACCTGACGGGGATCTGGAATGTGGGGACTACAGGAACCGTTTTATTCGATGCTTTGTACTTAGAACCCGCAGAGCCTACCTTTGATGTGGACATTGCCGAAGCTAGTGGACA
This genomic window contains:
- a CDS encoding AraC family transcriptional regulator; this translates as MRRHDCAFCHAVRSIPAAHEQCVNSDMKEAVELAKVYKGPFLHRCPFGLTELVIPVLYHGDLIATVFCGQCRLVGETTFRDVFARLQNFGAEEQVFRKLYEQLPVVKRSNFLAAGTLLDISFKQLVELHGRNALKAYFTPRPDDPIHKAVRFIEEHYMEPITVEQVAAYVHLHPSYLTRLFKRELGCSVSEQIARTRMERAKTLLRETNLPIASIAINVGYPDQNYFGRRFRQIVGCSPTEYHRGTVAHGRGK